DNA sequence from the Catenulispora sp. GP43 genome:
GGCAAGCGCTCCACCGCCGAGCGCATCGTCTACGGCGCCCTGGAAGGCTGCCGCGAGAAGACCGGCACCGACCCGGTGATCACGCTCAAGCGCGCGCTGGACAACGTCAAGCCGACCCTGGAAGTCAAGTCCCGCCGCGTCGGTGGTGCGACCTACCAGGTGCCGATCGAGGTCCGCGCCGGCCGCAGCACCACGCTGGCCCTGCGCTGGCTGGTCGGCTACTCCCGGCAGCGCCGCGAGAAGACCATGACCGAGCGCCTGATGA
Encoded proteins:
- the rpsG gene encoding 30S ribosomal protein S7, which produces MPRKGPAPKHPVVIDPVYNSPLVTSLVNKVLLDGKRSTAERIVYGALEGCREKTGTDPVITLKRALDNVKPTLEVKSRRVGGATYQVPIEVRAGRSTTLALRWLVGYSRQRREKTMTERLMNELLDASNGLGASVKRREDTHKMADANKAFAHYRW